In Cytophagia bacterium CHB2, the following proteins share a genomic window:
- a CDS encoding DUF4149 domain-containing protein has product MIIQTVIDFLHVLATVSWIGGMIYINAVLMPSLSALGPESRGTLMQAAAKRFAIVSWSSVVVLLLTGLQKTPTGMLFDMSTSYGITLTIKHILVLAMICGGLFITFVIVPRMTALAPKPQQKPTVEFFKSQKQLQIMALTNMVLGIIVLLCVVLLKV; this is encoded by the coding sequence ATGATCATTCAAACTGTGATTGATTTTTTGCATGTGCTGGCAACAGTTAGCTGGATCGGCGGCATGATTTATATCAATGCCGTGTTAATGCCCTCGCTGTCTGCGCTCGGCCCGGAATCCCGAGGGACGCTGATGCAAGCGGCCGCGAAGCGCTTTGCGATTGTATCCTGGTCCAGCGTTGTTGTGTTGCTGCTGACGGGTTTGCAGAAAACTCCCACGGGCATGCTTTTCGATATGTCGACGTCTTACGGGATTACGCTGACGATCAAGCACATTCTCGTGTTGGCGATGATTTGCGGCGGCCTGTTCATTACGTTTGTTATCGTGCCACGCATGACGGCTTTGGCGCCGAAACCGCAGCAAAAACCCACTGTGGAATTTTTCAAAAGCCAAAAACAGTTGCAGATAATGGCCCTCACCAACATGGTTTTGGGAATTATTGTGCTGCTTTGCGTCGTGCTTTTGAAGGTGTAA